The Mobula birostris isolate sMobBir1 chromosome 7, sMobBir1.hap1, whole genome shotgun sequence region acttgtggattcaGAGTGCAGCGACGAGGCGATCACGACGAACTCCAAAGATTCCACGGCTAgcgatttcacaaagtgactgtcagaaaatccacacccatggatcatATGTAGGACAGATACatctccacaatgcacagtgtactgctgattaacccaatcctttgggtatgGGTAAGCACTAGACCTTACCCTTCTCGATCGTGAGCTATTCCCAGATAGCTCAAAGTCTGTAGTCTTTACTTGCTGTCCCTTTTCTTCGACTTCTTCTCAGCACTGTCCACATTTCTTTTATACCGTCAGCATACGTCATAAGGTAACACTCGCAGAAACAAAACTATGGACTCCCAGGAAAACAAAACTGTGGACATGTAACACCTTCCCCCAAGAAGAGAAAAATTATGATCTGTGAGAGCAAAATTTTAACTACAATCTACAATATGTGGAACAATACATATACAGTTATCATACAGCACACTACAAACTAATACAACATTTCAGGAGCATATACAAATATTAAATTTTACTCCATTATTAAAATTACATTGCAAGTTTAACATCTAGAAAGACAATTGGCAATTacattaactttgcctttaatgtgAGTTATCATGAGATCATCAAACTCAAACTCCAATTCAGCTTACTCAAGAACACCAATGGATTATGATCTGTATAAACCACGTGGTTTCTGAGCTGTGCAAGCATACACATCAAAATGCTGCAAAGCCAAAATAAGTGATAATTCCTTTTCTATGgtggaataatttctttgatgctcATTGAATTTCTTTGAAAAGTAAGCCACAGAATGGTCAACATAATCATAATCATCCCTTtgtagtaacactgctcctgcagcatCATCACTGGCATCCACAGCTATGGAGAATGGCTTGGCAAAATCAGGTGACCTGAGCACAGGTTGGTGACATAAGATAGCTTTCAATtcatcaaatgcctcctgacaaggttctgtccaaacaaacttttcacccttcttcaggaggttAGTCAATGGAAGAACAATTTCAGCAAAGTTTACAGAACTTGCGATAAATCCGGCCATTCCCAGAAATCTTCTAAGAGCCCTTTTCCCAGTTGGAATGGGAACCTCAGAAATTGCCTGAGcttttgcctgaacaggagccaacTTATCTTGACCTACAACATAAccaagataggtcacagtggcatggccaaattcactcttagctaggTTAATTGTAAGGTTGGCTTTtgaaagcctgtcaaacagcttttccactGCAGAGATATGGGCTTCCCAAGTGTCATTCCCAgtgactaaatcatcaatataggcatctgtgtgtTTTAACCCTTGAATTAGAGAATCATTCTCTAGAATGTTTCCggagcatttttcattccaaatagcagaacattgtattcatacaacccagaaggcATCACAaaggcagaaatttctctacctctatccattaatggaacacaccaatatcctTTTAACAGATCAATCTTGGTAAGAAACTTAGCTTTTCCAACCTTGTCTACACAATCATCCACTCTAGGGATTGGATaagcatctgtttttgttacaaCATTAACCTTTTGGTAATCAGTGCAGAATCTGATACTGCCATCTGGTTTAGATACCATGACACAAGATGAACTCCAATCCGAAGTAGAAGGTCTAATATATCACTTTCTAACATATACTCAATTCCTTGTTCAGCAAGTTTACATTTTTCAATATTCATacgatatggatgttgttttataGGTTTGTTATTACCCACACCTACATCATGTAAGGCCACTGTAGTTCTTTTTGGGATATCAGGAAATAAATCCTTTAATTTCATAATTAACTGCTTCATCTGCTGCCGCTGCTGTGGCTGTAAATAAGTCagtttctcatcaatattttccaaaatagtCGAATATGTCaatctggctgaaataatgttcaGTTTAAAATAGGCCTCATATGGATCAGCTAATAAATTTCCAGAGAGCTCACATCCATCTTTGTTTATAGCAACCGCCACAGCTAGTTTGTTTTTCATGATACAGCTTAAGATATTTACGTGACAAAGCTGCGTTGGCCTTCGTCTACCTGGTGTTTTGACTACATAGTCCACATCATTAACTTTAGCCACAATTTCATAGGGACCATGAAACTTAGCTTGTAGAGGGTTTGTTTGTACAGGAAACAAAACAAGCACTTTATCTCCCGGTTTGAATGACCTCAATCTGGCTTGATTATCATACcaagttttctttctttcctgggctggttttaaattttcctttgctAGGTTGCAAACCCTTTGCAATTTGTccttgaacttcaaaacataatctagcaaattaacatgcaggtcattgttaacccactgttcctttaacaatgcCAAAGGTCCTCATACCTGGtgaccaaacacaagttcaaagggACTAAAGCCTAGGGACTCTTGTACTGACTCCCTTACTGCAAATAAAAGCAAATGAACTCCCTCATCCCAATCCTTCTCATTTTCAATACACCATGTCCTAATCctggttttgagggtagaatggaacTCTCCAAGGCCCCTTAGGATTCTGGATGATAGGTAGACAACGTAATCTGTTTGGCTCCCAGTTTGtaaactacctgctggaataatccTGACATAAAATTACTCCCTTGAGCAGactgaatttctttaggcaaaccaaataaagtaaaaaccTTTATGAGAGCCTGCGACAGAGTTTTGGCTTTTATATTTCTGAGAGTTGTTGCCTCTGGAAATCTAGATGCTGTACACATGatagttagcaaatactgatgaccagctttagtctttggcaatgggccaacacatcCACAAGAACTTTAGAAAAGGGTTCACCAAATGCAGGAATAggctgcagtggggccactgggttgctctgattaggtttacccacaacctgACAAGTGTGACAAGTCCTGCAAAATATGGCAAAATCTTTCCTCAAACTAGCCCAGAATTGTTTTAAAACTTTGTTCACTGTTTTCTTCACACCTAGATGGCCACCCAAGGGTTCACTAtgggccaaagttaaaatctcattcctaTAGGCTTTAGGAACTACAACCTGGTGAACAATTccccattcctcacttgcagaaatATCAGGTGGTCTCCATtttctcattaacactccatcttTGAAATAGTACCCTACTGGCACTTTATCAATCTCCTCACCTGAGACAGCTTTTTCTcttaaagcttcaatctcagggtctctgctctgttctgctataaactccttcctagacagagATAAATCTTTATTTATCAGATTTAATACCTGGATCCTGGTGAAACTATGAAGGCAGAAAAGTCCCTGACATCAAAATCTGATTCCCTATTTGGGCTATCATGAGTAGCCCAATCATGCTGCACAGGACcatctgcattggcaagtttcttGGCCCCGGCTCGAGTTACTGCACACGAGGGATAAATGTTAGGGTCTATCTTTGAATCATCATTGATTGGCTTAGTTGTcagctgcactgcaggaacaacttcaccacctgctaggtcattccctaacaaagaAACACTTTCCACTGGTAAACTGGGTCGTAGCCCTATTTTAACAAGTCCTGAAACTAACTCTGACTTCAAAGTTACCTTGTGCAGAGGAAAAACAACATCGCACCCAATACCttgaataagatttacctcaccaatggcagtctcatcaccaaactttagaacactgtcgaacataagtgactgagaagccccagtatcttgaggaattttcactggtaccagGGTTGACCCTTCCTTTACTGAAACAAACCCATCTGACGTAaaatgaaggaattctttcctaaCCTGACCAAACATTTTAGCCTTTGACAGAGCTTCATCAGAACGTTCAGAACCCCGTGGGTTCACAGGTGTTTCAATGTTTTAAACACAGGCATCTGGAACTGCCTCCTCTTCCTTCTTTTTCAGAAGGAAACAGTTAGCCACAACATGACCAGGTTTCCCACGATAGTGacaagtaggaccagagggcttcTCCTTTAAttgtttcccttcatccttacctttgtcactagacccagatttgatttctggtttaccctgactATCCATGCTACTCCTTTGGAAGgtcttactcggggtaaacttaaACTTGTGGGTTAAggcaaactcatctgctaatttagcagactcttGCAAAGTGGtagcatccttttcatctaaatatgCCTTTATATCATTATGGACGCACCTATTAAATCTTCAATTAAAATTAACTCTTTGTTTCTCAAAATTACCATCCACATTTTTAGATGTGCACCAACTTCCAAagcacacagatttctcataagcaaattccacatGAGTCTGGTTCACAGATTTCTTCAACAAATTCCTAAACCTTTGCCTATAGGCTTCTGGAACCAATTCATAGACTTTAAGTACAGCCCATTTCACAATCTCATACTTAGCTGTATCTTCAACTGATAGAGCAGAATAAGCCTTACCCTTAAACACACTCTGTAACAAGAGAGGCCAACTTTCTTTCAGCCACTTTAGGCTCTGAGCAactttctcaaaatgctggaagtatttatcaacctcagcCTCATCAAATGGAGGAACCAGTTTAATTTCCTGACTGGCCACAAACAGTACAACCAGCTCCTTAGAGCCAGCAACTTCTCTCTTGAGCCTTAACTTATCCATTTCAAACCGCCTCTTTCTGCTTCGAATCCCTTTGTTTGTCTGCTTCTCTAGCATCAAATTGCCTTTGTCTTTCTTTACCATCAGCCTCTAATTTAAGTCCTAACTTTATTTGTTCCAGTTGTAACTGGATCTCTTTACTTACAGGAAACCTTTTTAACATCTCATCAAACTGCTTTTAGGTATATAGTGCTCAGCTATTACCCTCTGAATCTACACCTTTTTCATAGACCACTTCACCTCAGTAAGTTTTAGATTTTTAGCAATGGCCAACAAGTAGCCCCTTCTGGCATCCCCTAATACTTTAGGGTCTGGCGATGCCAGAAATGCCCCAATATCCATTGCTGCTGGTTTCCCCACACCAGTCAATCAAAAGCGTAGTAGCCAATGAGTTCGataaatcaataagctccaatttTGTTCATTTCGCGGATGAGCCCCCAATTTTGTTACGATTTCGTAacgtaccagcagcaagagatgaaaaattgagtcaggttttaatattaaaaccactatGTTCATTTAtatctactcaaaaatatagaaaattaaataaactactttcttaaacagaagttaacagtgttatgcgtctaTAGCTCCCTTGCAGTCAAGCTTAGAACCCattcttaacaaatcttactcaagcacagtcttaaagtggcagttcagagagtcccagtaattcacGAAATAGGtgaggagagacttgtggattcacagtgCAGCGATGAGGTGATCACGACGAATTCCAAAGATTTCATGGCTAGCGAACGAAGAAACGGTTACCAAAGATCCCAGCCAAAGAATACTGTTCCGAAGTCCACGATTAGcaatttcacaaagtgactgtcacAAAATCCACACCCATGGATTATACGAAGGACAGACATgtctccacaatgcacagtgtgccgctgattaacccaatcctttgggtatgggtaagcattagactttacccttctcGATTGTGAGCTGTTCCCGGATAGCTTGAAGTCTGtagtcttcactctctctctctctctctctctctctctctctttccttcaacTCCTTCTCAGCACTGTCCACATTTCTTTTATACCGTCGGCATACGTCATAAGGTAACGCTCACAGAAACAGAACTGTGGACTCCCAGTAAAACGAAACTGGGGACACGTGATGCCCACAGTAAACAAAACTGTGGACTCCCAGGAAAACAAAACTGTGGACACGTAACACTACCTATTCACTATTAAAATACATTTTATTCAGTTTGCTTACGGCATGAATTATCAAAGCAGTTATAGTTACTTTATGGCAATACAACTTAATCAAAAAAGTTTAACAGGTCAGGTCACTCATTTCTAGAACTGATATTTAAAGATGGTTTCAATACTTACAAGAATTGTTATTTTACTTTAATATGTGCCTTAGCAAAACTCAATGGTAACCAAGGACAACAGAAAAATATTTTGACTGGGTAAAAGCACAACTGATACAGTCTCAAGAGACATCCATCTTCTCCTGTACAGCAGCAAGCAAATCAGCATATTCACTTGGATAAAAGCGTTTGTAAGAGTCAATTTTTTTCCTGATCTGATGTGGCGTGTCCTGGTAATAGTTCATCTCATCTCTGGCCATTGCCTAAGAGGGAAAAATGTAAAGCATATGCTCAATGGTTCTACATTTGAAACAGACTCTAGATCATAATTCAGATCATTAGTATGTTCCAGTTAAAGCATCAGTTGCGGACCCTATGTTAAAGATTGAAATAATCCAAGTTACAGATTTAATAATATCTAACAGCTGCAAAGTATAGAATGCTTGTCAGGGATTGTGCAATTGATTCCTATCCATGTCCAAGGATAGGATTAGACTTAGAATAATTACTTTCCCTAAGAATTACCTGTTCAATCTTATACTTTAGGTTGAGAAAATTTGGCTTTCGTTATCCTAGCCtatcaaatgttttttttaagtcTCTTCTCCCCGGCAGGGTTCTTCCCTCCAAAACACATTAACATTTGGCATTTATTACTTTCCCATCTCATGCTATTCAAAACAAATCAAAATTTCTGGTTGCTACAGCAACATTTTCTCCAAGCATGGATATGGGAGTGCAATTTCAAATTTAACCAATGCTCACTGCAAGCTGATTTGAAGTTGCATCCTCCTAttacttgcaaaaaaaaaagtttggcTTGATTTAAGCAGCTACTCGGTAGAAGTTTATTTTAATTAAAAAGTGGGATCCCATTTAAAATTCTCCCACTAGTGGAAATATCTCAATATTTCCAAATCTCTATCATCGTTTGGTTTCCTGGCGCCTTCTCCCTCTCCAAGTCCAGGTTGTAGTGAGTGGTCCACTCAGCAGAGAAGATCACTGGCTGTCAGCTACCAACATTAAAAGACCTGCTCAACACCAGAGTGAAGAGGAGCTGAAATAACTACTGCTGATTCCACCCACCCAAGCTCTGCCTATCGGAATACTTTTTCTTAAGTACTATACCTTGTAATTATCCTTGTAGTTCTCAATCATATGCCGTACATAGTCAATGAATTCTTTGGAAAGAGTGGACTTGGTCACTTCTGGGAGGCTTGCCTCTGCCTCTAGCTCTGCAGTGGGGAAAAGTGTGTTACATGTTGTACTTTACAATTATTTCATATTCATACATATGGGCAAATAATCTTGCATGATTACAAGTGACTAACAAAGCAACATTTACTGAATTTAGCATGAATTCCAATGCCAAAGTAACGTTGTTTGATTTTAGTCTTGCCCTCTGCTAATCCATACACCAAATTCCACACCAATTCATCTTCAACAACTTACACAAGACAAAGCGAAAGATTATATTGTCAATAACAATTCAAAAATGAGGATATCCAAGAATAAAAATTCTCATAATACAAACCATTAATGACATATGGCTTAATTACAACTTGCTTTCCACCTGTTGAGGACACTTCCATTTTCTGTAAAAGAAATTATAGTTTAAATTTTGTTATCAAATCACTTTTGCAAAATACTAACTCAAGACAAATATTTTTCACTACCTTCTGCTAGAATTCTATCCCCTCCAAATTGAGGTAAAGGAATAGTGCAAAATGTTTTGTCGAAACCTATTTTGCCAGTGTATTTTCAATGTCAATCCACTTATTGCCTACCACAGACAGTAAGCTAATGAGCATTGCAAGATGCAGTGTAACAGACCAAAtatcaaataaactcttctcgggcttccagccaggtacagatatCCATTTttccaatgttttgatgacaaactctgccatctgcaTCTGGCATCATCCCTGATTAAGATGGccaagtttgtcattgaaacgttggttgtagttgatacctgtacccggctggaaacctgagaagagtttatttgtcatttacactgggaaagcactagatcctttttcaaaccAAATATCTGAACTAACCAATTGAAGGAAAATAATCCCACTGTACAAAAAAAATCAAGCCATTCATTGAATATTTCATTATGCTTTAGCATAGCTGGAATAACTCCACAAATCATAAACACTGCAAAACAGATCATGAAGTCTGGGAGGAAGGGAATTACTTGGATGATCCACCTCAGTATTGGAAGCAGAAcatgctattttgtgcaattttgaatATTTTAAAAGAAAGAAGTAACTATGACTGTTTAGTTATACAGACGTGTAGGGAAGTACACAGGCCTCCGGTAAACTTAGCTGCTGTTCAAAGTTTTTTTACAAACACATCACATGGCGACTCTGCCAATTTGGCACGAAGTGCTGAGAAGCAAGAGTGATTCCCCACTCAAAGTTCTTTATGGAAGCCCGTTCTTCTTTTATTCCATCTTCAGCACTCACACATTGAATACTTCGGTTTTGGTTGAAGCATTCAGTGAGATA contains the following coding sequences:
- the nop16 gene encoding nucleolar protein 16 isoform X2, yielding MLSAQIRNAWNNRKSVAQNLAEMGLACDPNRTVPIKKTEKMEVSSTGGKQVVIKPYVINELEAEASLPEVTKSTLSKEFIDYVRHMIENYKDNYKAMARDEMNYYQDTPHQIRKKIDSYKRFYPSEYADLLAAVQEKMDVS
- the nop16 gene encoding nucleolar protein 16 isoform X1, yielding MPKAKGKTRRKKFDYKANRKKLKRRMAKKAAPRIECAQIRNAWNNRKSVAQNLAEMGLACDPNRTVPIKKTEKMEVSSTGGKQVVIKPYVINELEAEASLPEVTKSTLSKEFIDYVRHMIENYKDNYKAMARDEMNYYQDTPHQIRKKIDSYKRFYPSEYADLLAAVQEKMDVS